A single window of Tetrapisispora phaffii CBS 4417 chromosome 16, complete genome DNA harbors:
- the OSH2 gene encoding oxysterol-binding protein related protein OSH2 (similar to Saccharomyces cerevisiae OSH2 (YDL019C) and SWH1 (YAR042W); ancestral locus Anc_3.175), with protein MSQHNSDKHVATKAMLELKLLEVLGQSDISQLKVLFERDFNSEDSRNNKYIQDIKKSLLHYCVQVGSLELIKDVVNEFYQSDNSNELGVKLDINQQDENGNTPLHLASAQGRADVVEYLMNLPHINDCIRNKKKLQPVEVCKDLNVAQMMQLKRANYIENVIEQCKDASKKKDLSKLEQLFKNPRNKELININDVDPTTGENILHLHILHGDIPIVKWLLDHGADPFIKNQEGKTAHEVLQTLKPHEKLSLDKLNKLKSLFERKAKEKNVLEMTSPLNKCPTFKGYLKKFTNFAQGYKLRWFVLTADGKLSYYKDSSDTNNSSRGSLNLANCILHVNSTEKLKFEIVGGGAGTIKWNLKGVHPIETNKWIFVIQAAIRYQRDKKNGVIASPVSINRASTIEILGTSAGPLNQNIHNKDIDISKHELSSYKNPTSTSLATSDIKLNDNLTPQGKSYINKVIETRLEQPTDIHSFHSSIMSGESNQMKSNIIGPTDINLDDYAEGETIQDDDDDAIGLKTDPIDEDINVQYGSYGQQIAILEKSIILELNSVNKILSGGQSSVEAWTLIRKSLTSITECFTKLTETFGQRENSLVNLLDKERNVNNVWVQSVKDLEKELQQKEFRLDSLNKERKTLKKVVQQKLSKGSDSASVDVNTLDKLEDSTDPTTLEHIAKFISATRDKGEDSDADEFFDAEESVTEDEDAGSYASGARNVASHQIHEGDIIELHSATSDTHTNLADGAKVSDFKIQNFNEPSAKIEEINREATPDSKIIKEATNIPKLTDVTSTEINVDAGNTVKSKSNETSKQKESKLSGKVVKENLPEVTKIAITASQKEAESKILDELSFAGYEDGIRKRLKLDEDNRPKISLWGVLKSMVGKDMTRMTLPVSFNEPTSLLQRVTEDLEYSQLADMAATYEDSTLRMLYVAAFAGSSFASTTLRVAKPFNPLLGETYEYARPDKHYRFFTEQVSHHPPISATWTETPKWDFWGESYVDTKFTGRTFNVEHLGLWYLKLRPDCNDPTELYTWKKPKNTVIGILVGNPQVDNSGDVEITNHTTGDRAVLHFKARGWRSSGAYELRGEVFNKKGKKVWVFGGHWNDSYHAKKVTESKHSEITLSRAKTNNSMSNVEPLSDGSTFLLWKANKRPDAPFHLTPFAITLNAPQKHLVPWLAPTDTRLRPDQRAMEDGDYDLAADEKHRLEEKQRAARKSREESNTEYIPRWFKSEIHPITKKKYWNFNGEYWKLRKEHQLKDAGDIF; from the coding sequence ATGAGCCAACATAATTCTGACAAACATGTTGCCACGAAGGCAATGTTAGAGCTAAAGTTATTAGAGGTTTTAGGACAATCTGATATCAGTCAATTAAAGGTCCTATTCGAAAGAGATTTTAATTCAGAAGACTCGagaaataacaaatatattcaagatattaaaaagtCATTGCTACATTATTGTGTTCAAGTCGGTTCATTAGAGTTAATTAAAGATGTTGTCAATGAATTTTATCAAAGTGATAATAGTAATGAATTAGGTGTGAAATTAGATATTAACCAGCAAGATGAAAATGGAAATACACCATTACATTTAGCTTCTGCCCAAGGTAGAGCTGATGTTGtagaatatttaatgaatttgcCTCATATTAATGATTGTATACGgaataaaaagaaattgcaACCTGTTGAAGTTTGTAAAGATTTAAATGTTGCACAAATGATGCAGTTGAAAAGAGctaattatattgaaaatgtcATCGAACAGTGTAAAGATgcttcaaagaaaaaagatctatcaaaattagaacagttatttaaaaatccaagaaataaagaattaattaatatcaatgaCGTCGATCCTACAACCggtgaaaatattttacatttaCACATTTTACATGGTGATATTCCAATAGTTAAATGGTTATTGGATCATGGTGCTGATCCGTTTATCAAGAACCAGGAAGGGAAGACAGCACATGAAGTACTACAAACGTTAAAACCACATGAAAAATTAAGCTTAGacaaattgaataaattaaaaagtttatttgaaagaaaagcaaaagaaaaaaatgttttagaAATGACTTCACCTTTAAATAAATGCCCAACGTTTAAAGgttatttgaaaaaatttacaaattttGCTCAAGGTTACAAGTTACGTTGGTTTGTATTAACAGCTGATGGTAAATTATCTTATTATAAAGATAGTAGTGATACTAACAATTCAAGTCGTGgttctttaaatttagcAAATTGTATATTGCATGTAAATTcaactgaaaaattgaagtttgaaattgttgGTGGAGGGGCTGGCACAATTAAATGGAACTTAAAAGGTGTTCACCCTATTGAAACTAATAAGTGGATTTTTGTCATACAGGCTGCAATTAGATATCAAAGAgacaaaaaaaatggagTCATAGCTTCACCTGTATCTATAAATCGTGCATCAACTATAGAAATTTTAGGCACATCAGCTGGACCTTTAAATCAAAACATTcataataaagatattgatatttctaAACATGAATTGAGTAGTTATAAAAATCCGACCTCTACCTCATTAGCTACTagtgatattaaattaaatgataatttgACTCCACAAGGAAAATCgtatattaataaagtaATCGAAACTCGGTTAGAACAGCCAACAGATATTCACTCATTCCATTCCTCAATTATGTCTGGAGAGTCTAATCAAATGAAATCTAATATCATTGGTCCTACTGATATCAATTTGGATGATTATGCCGAAGGTGAAACCATTCAAGATGATGACGACGATGCTATTGGATTAAAGACAGATCCGattgatgaagatattaaCGTTCAATACGGCTCTTATGGTCAACAAATTGCAATCTTGGAGAAATCAATCATTCTAGAATTAAACTCTGtgaacaaaatattatcagGAGGTCAATCTTCAGTTGAAGCTTGGACTCTAATCCGTAAATCTTTAACATCAATTACAGAATGTTTTACCAAGTTAACCGAAACTTTCGGTCAACGAGAAAATAGTTTAGTTAATTTATTGGACAAAGAACGTAATGTTAACAATGTTTGGGTTCAGTCAGTCAAGGACTTGGAAAAAGAATTGCAACAAAAAGAATTCAGATTAGattctttgaataaagaaagaaaaactTTAAAGAAAGTTGTACAACAAAAACTTTCCAAAGGATCAGATTCAGCTTCTGTGGATGTTAACACCTTAGACAAATTGGAAGATAGTACTGACCCAACTACATTGGAACACATTGCCAAATTTATTAGTGCTACAAGAGATAAGGGTGAGGATTCAGATGCCGATGAATTTTTTGACGCAGAAGAATCAGTTACAGAAGACGAAGATGCAGGTTCTTATGCATCTGGAGCAAGAAACGTAGCTAGTCATCAAATTCATGAAGGTGACATTATTGAATTACATTCTGCAACTTCTGATACGCACACTAATCTTGCAGATGGAGCCAAAGTAagtgattttaaaatcCAAAACTTCAATGAACCATCCGctaaaattgaagaaataaatCGTGAAGCCACACCAGATTCTAAGATTATAAAAGAAGCTACGAATATACCAAAACTAACCGATGTTACTTCCACCGAAATTAACGTAGATGCAGGTAATACTGTGAAATCTAAGTCTAATGAAACTTCAAAACAAAAGGAATCAAAACTTTCTGGTAAGGTTGTTAAAGAAAATCTACCAGAAGTTACTAAGATTGCTATAACTGCCTCTCAAAAAGAAGCAGAATCAAAGATTCTAGATGAGTTATCATTCGCTGGCTATGAGGATGGTATaagaaaaagattaaaGCTGGATGAAGATAATCGTCCAAAAATTAGTTTATGGGGTGTTCTTAAATCAATGGTTGGTAAAGATATGACAAGAATGACATTACCTGTTTCATTTAACGAACCTACATCATTATTGCAGAGAGTTACTGAAGATTTAGAATATTCGCAATTAGCAGATATGGCTGCAACATATGAAGATTCTACTTTAAGAATGCTGTATGTTGCTGCTTTTGCTGGTTCCTCTTTTGCATCAACAACTCTTAGAGTTGCAAAACCATTTAATCCATTACTTGGTGAAACATATGAATATGCTAGACCGGATAAACATTATAGATTTTTTACTGAACAAGTTTCTCATCATCCACCTATTTCCGCAACTTGGACTGAGACACCAAAATGGGATTTCTGGGGTGAGTCTTATGTTGATACTAAATTTACTGGAAGAACCTTTAATGTTGAACATTTGGGTTTATGGTACTTAAAGTTACGTCCAGACTGTAATGATCCAACAGAGTTATATACTTGgaaaaaaccaaaaaatacTGTTATTGGTATTTTAGTTGGTAATCCACAAGTTGACAATAGTGGTGATGTTGAAATTACAAACCATACAACTGGTGATCGTGCTGTATTGCATTTCAAAGCTCGTGGTTGGAGATCATCTGGAGCATACGAACTTAGAGGTGAAGTGTTCAATAAGAAAGGTAAAAAAGTTTGGGTATTTGGAGGTCATTGGAACGATAGCTACCACGCCAAAAAGGTCACTGAAAGTAAACATTCCGAAATTACTCTATCCAGAGCAAAAACGAACAATTCAATGTCAAACGTCGAACCATTATCGGATGGTTCAACATTCTTATTATGGAAAGCCAACAAGAGACCAGATGCTCCATTCCATTTGACACCTTTTGCAATTACTTTGAATGCCCCACAAAAGCATTTAGTTCCATGGTTAGCACCAACAGATACACGTTTAAGACCTGATCAAAGAGCCATGGAAGACGGTGATTATGATTTAGCTGCTGATGAGAAGCATAGGCttgaagaaaaacaaagaGCAGCTCGTAAAAGTAGAGAAGAAAGTAATACCGAATACATTCCAAGATGGTTCAAGAGTGAAATTCATCCAATTACTAAGAAGAAGTACTGGAACTTTAATGGTGAATATTGGAAACTAAGAAAAGAGCATCAATTAAAGGATGCCGGTGACATTTTCTAA
- the THI20 gene encoding trifunctional hydroxymethylpyrimidine kinase/phosphomethylpyrimidine kinase/thiaminase (similar to Saccharomyces cerevisiae THI20 (YOL055C); ancestral locus Anc_3.174), whose product MDQTSLYINTAPPYLKLNQNESLPVVMTIAGSDSSGGAGVEADIKTITSHKCYAMTCITALTIQTPTSVYGIQVTPKHVVSKILDVNLRDMRCNVIKTGMLTTDAIEAIETKLKEYDNGDIKSSRPILVIDPVMVATSGSFLASGDLKDLLIEKITPWADLLTPNIPECFKLIDREMDLKNTQDIFKLAKEVSIVTNCSNILVKGGHLPWNEEKKHIIDILYIGKENKFIVYEGHYTETKNTHGTGCTLASSIASNLALGYSLTHAVYGAIEYVQNAVSIGCYVTSEIVKENGPINHVYAIEVPLEKMMKDECFSAQELIPKPTSSTFSASEDFFTYLINHPKVKPHWESYINHDFVKQIAQGTVDSKKFKFFLEQDYSYLVDYARIHCIAGSKAPTLEDIEKALSIVGSVKQEMENHEKKLKEAFGVTGEKYLEGIKKGPALKAYSRYFYDVSKRGSWEELVTSLNPCLMGYGYALIQQEKYIVKNEGSIYYDWCQTYSSKWYREHVEEGRSLLNKIGSKCPPSDIDKLVNIYADVCELETKFWDAALNYEE is encoded by the coding sequence ATGGATCAAACATCACTATACATAAACACTGCTCCCCCATATCTGAAATTGAACCAGAATGAATCATTACCTGTTGTGATGACAATTGCTGGATCTGATTCCAGTGGTGGAGCTGGTGTTGAAGCTGATATCAAAACCATCACTTCCCATAAGTGTTACGCCATGACTTGCATCACTGCTTTGACTATTCAAACACCTACATCAGTTTATGGTATTCAAGTCACACCAAAACATGTTGTTTCGAAAATATTGGATGTTAATTTAAGAGATATGAGATGCAATGTGATCAAAACTGGTATGTTAACTACAGATGCAATCGAGGCGATTGAAACcaaattgaaagaatatGATAATGGTGATATTAAATCATCGAGACCAATACTTGTGATTGATCCCGTAATGGTTGCAACGTCAGGATCATTTCTAGCCTCTGGAGATTTGAAAGATTTGTTAATAGAAAAGATAACTCCCTGGGCAGACTTATTAACCCCTAATATTCCTGAATGTTTCAAACTTATTGATAGGGAGATGGATTTAAAAAACACTCAagatattttcaaattagCCAAGGAAGTCTCTATAGTCACCAATTGTTCTAATATCTTGGTTAAAGGTGGTCATTTACCATGgaatgaagaaaagaaacatATTATCGATATTTTATACATTGGAAAAGAGAACaaatttattgtatatGAAGGACACTACACAGAAACTAAGAATACTCACGGAACTGGATGTACTTTGGCTTCATCTATTGCATCGAATTTAGCTCTAGGGTATTCATTAACTCATGCTGTATATGGTGCAATTGAATACGTTCAAAATGCTGTAAGTATCGGTTGTTATGTTACATCAGAAATTGTCAAGGAGAATGGTCCAATTAACCATGTTTATGCTATTGAAGTACCACttgaaaaaatgatgaaagaTGAATGTTTTAGTGCTCAAGAATTGATCCCTAAACCAACAAGTAGCACATTTTCAGCCAGTGAAGATTTCTTTACCTATCTTATTAACCATCCAAAGGTCAAACCACATTGGGAATCGTACATTAATCATGACTTTGTAAAACAAATTGCTCAAGGAACAGTTGACAGTAAAAAATTCAAGTTTTTCCTTGAACAAgattattcatatttagTAGATTACGCTAGAATTCATTGTATTGCTGGCAGTAAAGCACCAACCTTAGAAGATATTGAGAAAGCATTATCAATTGTAGGAAGTGTTAAACAAGAAATGGAAAACcatgaaaagaaattaaaagaagcTTTTGGAGTCACTGGAGAAAAGTACTTAGAGGGAATAAAGAAGGGACCTGCTTTAAAAGCCTATTCAAGATATTTCTATGATGTTTCTAAGAGGGGTAGTTGGGAGGAACTAGTTACTTCCTTAAATCCTTGTTTAATGGGTTATGGCTATGCTTTAATacaacaagaaaaatatattgtgAAAAACGAAGGAAGTATATACTATGATTGGTGTCAAACTTATAGTTCTAAATGGTATCGTGAGCATGTGGAAGAGGGTAGAAGTTTACTGAATAAAATTGGTTCCAAGTGCCCACCATCTGACATAGACAAACTTGTCAACATTTATGCAGATGTCTGTGAGTTAGAGACTAAATTTTGGGATGCAGCTTTAAATTATGAAGagtaa
- the GPM3 gene encoding phosphoglycerate mutase family protein GPM3 (similar to Saccharomyces cerevisiae GPM2 (YDL021W) and GPM3 (YOL056W); ancestral locus Anc_3.172): protein MSSSTYKIFILRHGQSELNHENIFCGWIDANLTEKGKDQARNSADLIKKYCEDNKLPLPQIGYTSRLVRTQQTIEEIINQWGLKEETYIVTGEKFEVSDKEVFSEKDTIPVFQSWRLNERHYGSWQGQRKPQVLEEYGETEYMNIRRGYRGRPPVADLKREMIQEFDDQGSKTGYEFKEPNRHLKYNPEELAGEVLPNSESLELVVARLEPLLDDMILKLAKQTHHESCMIVAHGSSVRSLLKLIENIADADIKNIDIPNGIPLVIELDKKHFNLLANVT from the coding sequence ATGTCAAGCTCAACTTataagatatttattttaaggCATGGTCAAAGTGAATTGAACCATGAGAATATATTTTGCGGATGGATTGATGCCAATTTAACAGAAAAGGGTAAGGATCAAGCAAGAAATTCTGCCGacttaattaaaaaatattgtgaagataataaattgcCATTACCACAAATTGGATATACATCAAGACTTGTAAGAACGCAGCAAACTATTGAGGAGATTATAAATCAGTGGGGTTTGAAAGAAGAGACTTATATCGTAACAGGTGAAAAGTTTGAAGTATCAGATAAAGAGGTATTTAGTGAGAAAGATACTATTCCTGTTTTCCAAAGTTGGAGACTAAATGAAAGACACTATGGTTCATGGCAAGGTCAAAGAAAACCACAAGTCTTGGAAGAATACGGGGAAACtgaatatatgaatatCAGAAGAGGTTATCGTGGAAGACCTCCGGTGGCAGATTTGAAACGTGAAATGATTCAAGAATTCGATGATCAAGGTTCCAAAACTGGATATGAGTTTAAAGAGCCAAATAgacatttaaaatataatccTGAGGAATTGGCTGGAGAAGTTCTACCTAACTCGGAATCTCTAGAGCTAGTTGTTGCTAGATTGGAACCTCTATTAGATGATATGATCTTGAAACTTGCAAAACAAACTCATCATGAGTCCTGCATGATAGTCGCCCATGGTAGCTCTGTTAGATCATTACtcaaattaattgaaaacattGCTGATGCAGATATCAAGAATATCGATATTCCCAACGGAATTCCGCTAGTCATCGAATTGGATAAAAAACATTTCAATTTGTTAGCCAATGTTACCTAG